The Rhizobium sp. BT03 genome has a window encoding:
- the mgtE gene encoding magnesium transporter has protein sequence MTTTDGEERIRRRPEDEEADIYDEDGNVRSDFLALVGAAIADRDTLFLRQNVARLHESEIGDLLESIQPDQRLALVRLLGEDFDMTALTEVDEAIRREIVDQMPNDQIAAAIGDLDSDDAVYILEDLDKEDREEILAQLPFTERVRLRRALDYPESSAGRRMQTEFVAVPPFWTVGQTIDYMRDEEDLPYSFSQIFVIDPTFKLLGAVDLDQILRTKRQTKIEQIMRETNHPVPAEMDQEEAAQLFEQYDLLSAAVVDENGRLVGVLTIDDVVDVIHEEADEDIKRLGGVGDEELSDNVISTARSRFLWLLINLGTAMLSASVIGLFDASIEKMIALAVLMPIVASMGGNAGTQTMTVTVRALATRDLDIYNAGRIIRREAGVGILNGVVFATIMGLIAGTWFHDYQLGGVIAAAMIINLMAAALAGILLPLLLDKVGADPAIASSVFVTTVTDCTGFFAFLGIATWWFGI, from the coding sequence ATGACGACGACCGATGGGGAAGAGCGCATCCGCAGGCGTCCCGAGGACGAGGAAGCCGATATCTACGACGAGGACGGCAATGTCCGCAGCGATTTCCTGGCGCTGGTCGGCGCCGCGATCGCTGACCGCGACACGCTGTTCCTGCGTCAGAATGTTGCCCGCCTGCATGAATCCGAAATAGGCGACCTGCTGGAATCGATTCAGCCGGATCAGCGCCTGGCGCTGGTGCGCCTGCTCGGCGAAGATTTCGACATGACGGCGCTGACCGAGGTCGACGAGGCGATCCGCCGCGAAATCGTCGACCAGATGCCGAACGACCAGATTGCCGCCGCGATCGGCGATCTCGATTCGGACGATGCCGTCTACATTCTTGAAGATCTCGACAAGGAAGACCGGGAAGAGATCCTTGCGCAACTGCCGTTTACCGAGCGGGTGCGGCTGCGCCGGGCGCTCGACTATCCTGAAAGTTCGGCCGGGCGCCGCATGCAGACGGAATTCGTCGCCGTGCCGCCGTTCTGGACTGTGGGACAGACGATCGACTACATGCGTGACGAGGAGGATCTTCCCTATTCCTTCTCCCAGATCTTCGTCATCGATCCGACCTTCAAGCTGCTCGGCGCCGTCGATCTCGATCAGATCCTGCGCACCAAGCGGCAGACGAAGATTGAGCAGATCATGCGCGAGACCAACCATCCGGTTCCTGCCGAGATGGACCAGGAAGAGGCTGCCCAGCTCTTCGAGCAGTACGACCTTCTCTCGGCCGCCGTCGTCGATGAAAACGGCCGGCTGGTCGGCGTACTGACCATCGACGACGTCGTCGATGTCATCCACGAAGAGGCGGATGAGGACATCAAGCGCCTCGGCGGTGTCGGCGACGAAGAGCTGTCGGACAATGTGATCTCGACGGCGCGCTCGCGCTTCCTCTGGCTTCTGATCAACCTCGGCACGGCGATGCTGTCGGCCAGCGTCATCGGCCTGTTCGACGCCTCGATCGAGAAGATGATCGCACTTGCCGTGCTGATGCCGATCGTCGCCTCGATGGGCGGCAATGCCGGCACGCAGACGATGACGGTGACGGTGCGCGCGCTCGCCACCCGCGATCTCGACATCTACAATGCCGGCCGCATCATCCGCAGGGAGGCGGGCGTCGGCATCCTCAACGGCGTCGTCTTCGCGACGATCATGGGCTTGATCGCCGGCACCTGGTTCCACGACTATCAGCTCGGCGGGGTGATCGCGGCGGCAATGATCATCAATCTGATGGCGGCAGCCCTTGCCGGCATCCTGCTGCCGCTGCTGCTCGACAAGGTGGGCGCCGACCCGGCGATCGCCTCGTCGGTCTTCGTGACGACGGTGACAGACTGTACCGGCTTTTTCGCCTTCCTCGGCATCGCCACATGGTGGTTCGGCATTTGA
- a CDS encoding MerR family DNA-binding transcriptional regulator, which produces MLVNKFYSITELTREFGVSTRTLRFYEDEGLIHPERRGRTRLFRQADRRLIAEILRGRRIGFTIAEIREIIQVYKEPPGELGQLKLLMKRVDEKRDDLRQKRKDIDDTLVELDNIEEACLGRLAEIGVTT; this is translated from the coding sequence ATGCTGGTGAACAAGTTTTATAGCATAACGGAGCTGACGCGCGAATTCGGTGTCTCGACGCGCACGCTCCGCTTCTACGAGGATGAGGGACTGATCCATCCGGAACGGCGCGGGCGCACCCGTCTCTTCCGGCAGGCCGACCGACGGCTTATCGCGGAAATCCTGCGCGGCCGACGCATCGGTTTCACCATTGCTGAGATCCGCGAGATCATCCAGGTCTACAAGGAGCCGCCGGGCGAACTCGGTCAGTTGAAGCTGCTGATGAAGCGCGTCGACGAGAAGCGCGATGATCTGCGTCAGAAGCGCAAGGATATCGACGACACGCTGGTGGAACTCGACAATATCGAAGAGGCCTGCCTCGGCCGCCTCGCCGAAATCGGCGTCACCACCTGA
- a CDS encoding heparan-alpha-glucosaminide N-acetyltransferase encodes MTLPAIKADAAARPPRIGLLDTARGVALIAMASYHFSWDMEFMGYLAPGTAETGWLKIYARAIATTFLFIVGISLVLSSRPEIRWPSFWKRFGMIAAAAAAISIATRIAMPNEWIYFGILHCIAVLTLIGIVFLRLPIAFTLIATLALLAAWLTDNFGTPGLLRSSFFDPRYLAWIGLAAMPERSNDYVPLFPWATPFFAGLSFASIAIRTRLLHRLAAIGTGSWWPARLGRHSLAFYLVHQPVLIAIAYGLSLLVPPPKPDPPETYLKQCNSTCVMQQGEALCRSFCQCTLEKLQAQSLLNQLQANEIDVEKDERVQTIAGECSAEVEPAPQPQP; translated from the coding sequence ATGACATTGCCGGCAATTAAAGCCGATGCGGCGGCAAGACCGCCGCGCATCGGCCTGTTGGATACGGCGCGCGGTGTCGCGCTGATCGCCATGGCGAGCTACCATTTCAGCTGGGATATGGAGTTCATGGGCTATCTCGCGCCAGGCACGGCCGAGACAGGCTGGCTGAAGATCTATGCCCGGGCGATCGCCACGACCTTTCTGTTCATCGTCGGCATCAGCCTGGTGCTGTCGAGCAGGCCGGAGATCCGCTGGCCGTCTTTTTGGAAGCGTTTCGGCATGATTGCCGCGGCGGCGGCTGCGATCTCGATCGCGACGCGCATCGCGATGCCGAACGAGTGGATCTATTTCGGCATCCTGCATTGCATCGCGGTGCTGACGCTGATCGGCATCGTCTTTTTGAGGCTGCCGATCGCCTTCACGCTGATCGCCACGCTGGCGCTCCTTGCTGCCTGGCTTACCGATAATTTCGGCACGCCCGGCCTGCTGCGGTCATCCTTCTTCGATCCGAGATATCTCGCCTGGATCGGGCTGGCCGCAATGCCGGAACGGTCGAACGATTATGTGCCGCTGTTTCCCTGGGCAACGCCGTTTTTCGCGGGATTGAGTTTTGCCTCGATCGCCATCAGAACCAGGCTGCTGCATCGGCTTGCCGCTATCGGCACCGGTTCCTGGTGGCCGGCAAGGCTCGGCCGCCACAGCCTTGCCTTCTACCTCGTTCACCAGCCGGTGCTGATCGCCATCGCTTACGGGCTTTCCCTTCTCGTCCCGCCGCCGAAGCCGGATCCGCCCGAAACTTACCTAAAGCAATGCAACTCCACTTGCGTCATGCAACAGGGCGAAGCGCTCTGCCGCAGCTTTTGCCAGTGTACGCTGGAGAAATTGCAGGCCCAAAGCCTGTTGAACCAGCTGCAGGCGAACGAGATCGACGTGGAGAAGGATGAGCGGGTCCAGACGATCGCCGGCGAATGCAGCGCCGAGGTAGAGCCTGCGCCACAGCCGCAGCCATGA
- a CDS encoding DUF599 domain-containing protein gives MTTADYIALAFFACVWMGYSWLLKGRTFFGRTSLTHAMTERRREWIYNSLRRDLKMIDTQIMAGLQNGTAFFASTSIFAIGSCFALLGATEKVDAVFADLPFVLHGGHAAFEMKVGGLAALFGYAFFKFGWSYRLFNYCTILFGSIPMLRDAESDIIAAERAAERVIRMNVIAGSNFNEGLRAIFLSIGYLGWFINPYVFMTTTAIVIFVLGRRQFFSQARLAIMDAGPPSNLHLSALRRDMPSSDGRDLPEGL, from the coding sequence ATGACGACGGCGGACTATATCGCTCTGGCCTTCTTTGCCTGTGTCTGGATGGGCTATTCCTGGCTGCTGAAGGGCCGCACCTTTTTCGGCCGCACCAGCCTCACCCATGCGATGACCGAGCGGCGGCGCGAGTGGATCTACAATTCGCTGCGCCGCGACCTGAAGATGATCGACACGCAGATCATGGCTGGCCTGCAGAACGGCACCGCCTTTTTCGCCTCGACCTCGATCTTCGCAATCGGCAGCTGCTTCGCGTTGCTGGGCGCCACCGAGAAGGTCGACGCGGTCTTTGCCGACCTGCCCTTCGTCCTCCATGGCGGCCATGCCGCCTTCGAGATGAAGGTCGGCGGACTGGCGGCGCTTTTCGGTTATGCCTTCTTCAAGTTCGGCTGGTCCTATCGGCTGTTCAACTATTGCACCATTCTCTTCGGCTCGATCCCAATGCTGCGCGACGCCGAGAGTGATATCATCGCCGCCGAGCGGGCCGCCGAACGCGTCATCCGCATGAATGTCATTGCCGGCAGCAATTTCAACGAGGGCCTCAGGGCGATCTTCCTGTCGATCGGCTATCTCGGCTGGTTCATCAACCCCTATGTCTTCATGACGACGACGGCGATCGTCATCTTCGTGCTGGGGCGGCGGCAATTCTTCTCGCAGGCGCGGCTGGCGATCATGGATGCCGGCCCGCCATCGAATCTCCATCTTTCCGCTCTCCGCCGCGACATGCCGTCGAGCGACGGACGTGATTTGCCCGAGGGACTGTGA
- a CDS encoding fumarylacetoacetate hydrolase family protein, with protein MKVVRYRSVDGIHYGVESEGRIDRIAGDPFEGIERTGKEDHLSDVRLLCPVERPRIFGVAYNYRQHTDESGKEQPTLPVLFMKPSTAASGNGDAIEYPSDGEIVHYEAELVAIIGKGGRRISKEDALRHVLGYTCGNDISDRIIQRQESKFGCLLAGKGYDSFAPMGPAIVTDLDPTNLDVILRQNGTVKQAGNTRDLVYPVADIVAYLSRFMTLLPGDVIMTGTPAGVGPIGPGDELEVEIPGIGVLKNPVVAAPH; from the coding sequence ATGAAGGTTGTGCGCTACCGGTCTGTCGATGGAATTCACTATGGGGTCGAAAGTGAGGGCAGGATCGATCGCATAGCCGGCGATCCGTTCGAAGGCATCGAGCGGACGGGAAAGGAAGATCACCTTTCCGACGTCCGTCTGCTGTGCCCAGTGGAACGGCCCCGGATATTTGGGGTCGCTTACAATTACCGACAGCACACCGACGAGTCCGGAAAGGAGCAGCCGACGCTTCCGGTGTTGTTCATGAAACCCAGCACGGCGGCGAGCGGCAACGGAGATGCCATTGAATATCCGAGTGATGGCGAAATCGTCCACTACGAAGCTGAACTGGTCGCCATCATAGGCAAGGGCGGACGCCGCATCAGCAAGGAAGATGCGTTGCGGCATGTGCTTGGCTACACGTGCGGAAACGATATCAGCGACCGCATCATACAGCGGCAGGAAAGCAAATTTGGCTGCCTGCTGGCAGGCAAAGGTTACGACTCCTTTGCGCCGATGGGGCCGGCCATCGTTACCGATCTCGATCCGACGAATCTTGACGTCATCCTTCGTCAGAACGGTACCGTCAAACAGGCGGGAAATACGCGAGACCTCGTCTATCCCGTTGCTGACATCGTTGCTTATTTGAGCCGCTTCATGACGCTGCTGCCTGGTGATGTAATCATGACCGGTACGCCTGCGGGCGTTGGGCCGATCGGTCCCGGCGACGAACTCGAGGTGGAAATTCCCGGTATCGGTGTTCTGAAAAATCCGGTGGTTGCGGCACCGCACTAG
- a CDS encoding carboxymuconolactone decarboxylase family protein yields MAETQPALNERLLKERKVPTGNIFLALANAPAILGDFLTYANAVRAADLSPKLREMAILTVGYCTNSEYEVKHHHSHGLKAGLTEEQFHAIAHFETSDLFDEQEKAVMAFAKESTLNVDVSDEVWNGVAKFLSEKQLVELSINVAWYNSGVRLMGALKIDLEEGYR; encoded by the coding sequence TTGGCCGAGACGCAACCTGCGCTCAATGAGCGCCTGCTGAAAGAGAGGAAGGTTCCGACCGGAAACATCTTTCTGGCGCTCGCCAACGCCCCTGCGATCCTCGGCGATTTCCTCACTTATGCCAATGCGGTGCGGGCTGCCGACCTCAGTCCGAAGCTGCGGGAGATGGCCATCCTAACGGTCGGGTACTGCACAAACTCCGAGTACGAGGTGAAGCATCATCATTCTCATGGGCTCAAGGCCGGCCTGACGGAGGAGCAGTTCCATGCAATCGCGCACTTCGAGACCTCGGATCTCTTTGACGAGCAGGAAAAGGCTGTGATGGCCTTTGCCAAGGAGTCCACGCTGAATGTCGATGTTTCCGATGAGGTGTGGAACGGGGTCGCGAAGTTCCTGTCGGAGAAGCAGCTTGTCGAGCTCTCGATCAATGTCGCCTGGTACAATTCCGGCGTTCGCCTCATGGGCGCGCTGAAGATCGACCTTGAAGAGGGGTATCGCTGA
- a CDS encoding LacI family DNA-binding transcriptional regulator, with the protein MVTIKDIAAILQVSPSTVGRALADDRRISAEMKRKVNEAAAQAGYVANRAARMMRGVQSNLVGLIVPDIRNSFYSTIAHALSQCLLSANYQLTLCETDDDRMHELRHIRELTSVNVAGIILVPSAKPHPDSARILKMTPHIQLLRKAPLLGDQWFGIDDRRALYESTEHIIGAGHNRIAYIGGTEELPTGAARVQGFRDAVKSAGRTITVHEELGAPSSPEFGREAVRRLLSLKDRPTALVLGAVQNTSGVIDEIQDQALSVPRDISVVGFGDELGYRWWGPGLTTVQLPVSELATACGLWFLHHLQNKGDLSKPYSFISPPQLVIRGSTGAP; encoded by the coding sequence ATGGTAACAATTAAAGACATCGCCGCGATACTTCAAGTTTCCCCCTCGACCGTGGGCCGCGCGCTTGCGGACGATCGCCGCATCAGCGCCGAGATGAAGAGAAAGGTGAACGAAGCCGCCGCTCAAGCGGGCTACGTTGCCAATCGTGCTGCACGCATGATGCGCGGGGTGCAGAGCAATCTCGTCGGGCTGATTGTTCCGGATATCCGGAACAGTTTTTATTCGACGATTGCCCACGCCCTCTCGCAGTGCCTTCTGTCGGCGAATTACCAGCTGACCTTGTGCGAAACCGATGACGACAGAATGCACGAGCTTCGCCACATCAGGGAGCTCACGAGCGTCAATGTCGCCGGGATCATTCTGGTCCCGAGCGCAAAACCTCATCCCGATTCCGCGCGAATCCTGAAGATGACGCCGCACATCCAATTGCTGCGAAAGGCACCGCTGCTCGGCGACCAATGGTTTGGGATCGATGACAGACGGGCGCTTTACGAGAGCACCGAACATATCATCGGTGCGGGTCACAATCGGATCGCTTATATCGGCGGCACGGAAGAACTGCCCACCGGCGCGGCGCGCGTGCAGGGTTTCCGGGACGCCGTCAAAAGCGCCGGCCGAACCATCACCGTTCACGAGGAGCTTGGTGCGCCTTCCTCGCCCGAATTCGGACGGGAGGCCGTGCGCCGCCTGCTTTCCCTAAAGGATCGACCGACGGCGCTTGTGCTCGGCGCAGTTCAAAACACCTCCGGAGTCATTGACGAAATCCAGGACCAGGCCTTGAGCGTCCCTCGAGATATCTCGGTCGTCGGATTTGGCGATGAGCTTGGCTATCGGTGGTGGGGTCCGGGACTGACGACAGTCCAATTGCCCGTTTCGGAGCTGGCGACCGCCTGCGGGCTTTGGTTCCTGCACCACCTCCAGAACAAGGGCGACCTCAGCAAGCCATACAGCTTCATCTCTCCGCCCCAACTGGTCATTCGCGGCAGCACGGGCGCTCCGTGA
- a CDS encoding branched-chain amino acid ABC transporter permease — MTVALFLQSAVGGVLLGGIYGLLAMGLSLSWGLLKLVNLSHFALAFLGAYLTYQLGTVYGVPAYLSALLIAPLFFVLGIALHSVFVRFKVKEFASLLVTFGVTILIESLIQWIWSADFLRYETPYAQSTIRLGPIFVPVLDLSAFACAGVLAGAAWYALNKTMLGKALRAAAHDAPVASAFGINSTRVSYILAGLCSATAGIAGVFIALIGTLAPSQIEAWIGVVFAVAIIGGLGSPIGALGAGMLIGVAESLTMSVVNPAWAPLVAFSVLIVILLRKPVI; from the coding sequence ATGACCGTCGCTCTTTTCCTGCAATCTGCTGTCGGCGGCGTCCTGTTGGGCGGGATCTATGGCCTGCTGGCGATGGGTCTCAGCCTGAGCTGGGGCCTGTTGAAGCTTGTGAACCTCAGCCACTTCGCGCTGGCGTTCCTTGGCGCCTACCTGACCTATCAGCTCGGCACCGTCTATGGCGTTCCGGCATATTTGAGCGCTCTTCTGATCGCTCCGCTGTTCTTCGTGCTCGGCATTGCCCTGCACAGCGTGTTCGTGCGCTTCAAGGTGAAGGAATTCGCCTCTCTCCTGGTGACGTTCGGCGTCACGATCCTGATCGAGTCGCTGATCCAATGGATCTGGTCGGCCGACTTTCTTCGCTACGAAACGCCGTATGCGCAGAGCACCATCCGGCTCGGTCCGATCTTCGTGCCTGTATTGGATCTTTCCGCCTTTGCCTGCGCCGGCGTGCTTGCTGGAGCGGCCTGGTACGCGTTGAACAAGACCATGCTCGGCAAGGCGCTGCGTGCCGCCGCCCATGACGCTCCCGTGGCGTCGGCTTTCGGAATCAATTCCACCCGCGTGTCATACATTCTGGCCGGCCTTTGCTCGGCGACAGCAGGCATCGCGGGTGTCTTCATCGCCCTGATCGGAACTTTGGCGCCATCTCAAATCGAGGCCTGGATCGGAGTGGTATTTGCCGTCGCCATCATTGGAGGATTGGGCAGTCCCATCGGCGCGCTGGGTGCCGGAATGCTGATCGGCGTGGCCGAGAGCCTTACCATGTCCGTCGTGAACCCCGCTTGGGCGCCGCTCGTTGCATTCAGCGTGCTCATCGTCATCCTCCTGCGCAAACCGGTGATCTGA
- a CDS encoding branched-chain amino acid ABC transporter ATP-binding protein/permease, with protein MGAARCIQRAHRHPPAQTGDLTMKKLLIAAPVVAVLASLPYLGMADYYLSYLYIIFFWVVLATSWGILSGYTGYWSFGHAAFFGIGVYTTATLATQLSWPFVATIPAAALLAAAVAVLIGLVVFRSGGLRGEFFALLTLSVTFVIAAIVSNTALDSGTGVFLSGIEIPMIGATASGSLYMFGLIAALAALATSYFIFHSKFGQGLLAIHDDEDVAEVKGVPTFRYKLISFAVSSALAGAMGAIHAVYVGYVTVGETFAVTVPLYVVLMSILGGARHWAGPAIGAVMITVLQSAIVSGAHAEFGRAGVALALIVVILVLPSGIVPSLVRRFAGGHNGAGAAAGTAEAVMQFAPSAAAGSGPVLLKCEDVTKSFGGIRALTGVTLDVWRGEILALVGPNGSGKSTLINMISGHYAMTSGKITLEGEEISGRSPHLIAQQGVARTYQIPRLFDNLTVLENVRLCAKFGSADGMAGATVEAVTREALAFTGLVEKADVLPEALNLHDRKFVEFARALAAKPRLLLLDEVLCGLNPAEVDHAVEMIKRIKAGGTTIIFVEHLMRAVVALADRVAVLDQGKVLALGHPGETMRDPAVVSVYLGGSHAA; from the coding sequence TTGGGCGCCGCTCGTTGCATTCAGCGTGCTCATCGTCATCCTCCTGCGCAAACCGGTGATCTGACCATGAAAAAGCTCCTAATCGCAGCGCCTGTCGTGGCAGTCCTGGCCTCGCTGCCTTACCTGGGAATGGCGGACTACTACCTGTCCTACCTGTACATCATCTTCTTCTGGGTCGTGCTGGCAACGAGCTGGGGCATCCTGAGCGGCTACACCGGCTACTGGAGTTTCGGTCACGCCGCATTTTTCGGGATCGGCGTCTACACGACGGCCACGCTGGCGACGCAGCTGTCATGGCCCTTCGTCGCAACGATACCTGCGGCGGCACTGCTCGCGGCCGCGGTCGCCGTTCTGATCGGCTTGGTTGTCTTTCGCTCGGGGGGGCTACGCGGCGAATTCTTCGCGCTGCTGACGCTGTCCGTGACGTTTGTCATCGCGGCCATCGTGTCGAACACCGCGCTGGACTCGGGCACCGGCGTATTCCTCTCGGGGATCGAGATCCCGATGATCGGTGCAACGGCGTCCGGCTCCCTCTATATGTTCGGGCTTATCGCGGCTCTTGCCGCGCTGGCGACGTCCTATTTCATCTTTCACAGCAAATTCGGTCAGGGCCTGCTCGCAATCCACGACGATGAAGACGTTGCGGAGGTGAAAGGCGTTCCGACGTTCCGCTATAAGCTGATCTCGTTTGCGGTCTCATCGGCGCTTGCCGGCGCAATGGGTGCGATCCACGCCGTCTATGTCGGTTACGTCACGGTCGGCGAGACGTTTGCGGTGACCGTTCCTCTCTATGTCGTGCTCATGAGCATTCTTGGCGGAGCCCGCCATTGGGCTGGGCCTGCGATCGGCGCTGTCATGATCACCGTGCTGCAGAGCGCCATCGTCAGCGGCGCTCATGCGGAATTCGGTCGCGCCGGCGTTGCTCTTGCGCTGATCGTCGTCATCCTGGTGCTGCCGTCCGGCATCGTTCCCAGCCTTGTTCGCAGGTTTGCCGGCGGGCATAACGGAGCTGGCGCGGCGGCGGGGACTGCCGAGGCCGTTATGCAGTTTGCGCCTTCTGCTGCGGCGGGCTCCGGTCCTGTGCTTCTCAAATGCGAGGATGTCACAAAGTCCTTTGGCGGTATCCGCGCCTTGACCGGCGTGACCCTGGATGTCTGGCGGGGAGAAATCCTGGCCCTGGTCGGGCCGAACGGCTCCGGCAAGTCCACGCTGATCAATATGATCAGCGGCCACTACGCCATGACCTCCGGCAAGATCACGCTGGAAGGCGAGGAGATTTCCGGTCGATCACCGCATCTGATCGCGCAGCAGGGCGTGGCGCGCACCTACCAGATCCCACGCCTGTTCGATAACCTGACGGTCCTCGAAAACGTGCGGCTCTGTGCGAAGTTCGGCAGCGCGGATGGCATGGCGGGGGCCACGGTCGAGGCAGTCACCCGGGAGGCGCTCGCCTTCACCGGCCTGGTCGAAAAGGCCGACGTGCTTCCCGAAGCCTTGAACCTGCATGACCGAAAGTTCGTCGAATTCGCCCGAGCGCTGGCCGCAAAACCGCGACTACTCCTGCTCGACGAGGTGCTCTGCGGCTTGAATCCGGCCGAGGTCGACCACGCGGTCGAAATGATCAAGCGGATCAAGGCCGGCGGCACGACGATCATCTTCGTCGAACACCTCATGCGTGCGGTCGTCGCGCTGGCGGACCGTGTCGCGGTGCTGGATCAAGGCAAAGTTCTGGCGCTTGGGCATCCAGGCGAAACGATGCGGGATCCGGCTGTGGTCAGCGTATATCTGGGAGGCAGTCATGCTGCTTGA